A region from the Pseudonocardia petroleophila genome encodes:
- a CDS encoding response regulator translates to MTEPENTIKVVLVDDHALFRSGVRAELDRAVPDVSVVGEAGSVDEAVAAIRHLRPDVVLLDVHMPDGGGAEVLRQLRPELPDVVFLALSVSDAAEDVIAVIRAGARGYVTKTISGRELADAVRRVHGGDPVFSPRLAGFVLDVFSQKPGAAPPGDPELDLLTRRERDVLRLLARGYAYKEIAGELFISVKTVETHVSSVLRKTQLSNRYELSRWASDRRLV, encoded by the coding sequence ATGACCGAGCCGGAGAACACGATCAAGGTCGTCCTGGTCGACGACCACGCCCTGTTCCGCTCCGGGGTGCGCGCCGAGCTCGACCGCGCGGTCCCCGACGTCTCGGTCGTCGGCGAGGCCGGGTCGGTCGACGAGGCGGTGGCCGCGATCCGCCACCTCCGCCCCGACGTCGTGCTGCTCGACGTCCACATGCCCGACGGCGGCGGCGCGGAGGTGCTGCGCCAGCTGCGTCCCGAGCTGCCGGACGTCGTGTTCCTGGCGCTGTCGGTGTCCGACGCGGCCGAGGACGTCATCGCGGTGATCCGGGCCGGCGCCCGCGGCTACGTCACGAAGACCATCTCCGGGCGGGAGCTGGCCGACGCCGTGCGCCGCGTGCACGGCGGCGACCCGGTGTTCTCGCCGCGGCTGGCCGGGTTCGTGCTCGACGTGTTCTCCCAGAAGCCCGGAGCGGCCCCGCCCGGCGACCCGGAGCTCGACCTGCTCACCCGCCGCGAGCGCGACGTCCTGCGCCTGCTGGCCCGCGGGTACGCCTACAAGGAGATCGCCGGGGAGCTGTTCATCTCGGTGAAGACGGTGGAGACGCACGTGTCGTCGGTGCTGCGCAAGACGCAGCTGTCCAACCGCTACGAACTCTCGCGCTGGGCCTCGGACCGCAGGCTGGTCTGA
- a CDS encoding chorismate mutase → MSVEQTPPQDDVPAEAEIQELRKEIDHLDAEILRMVMRRSEVSQRIGRARMAAGGPRIVYNREMAVLARFRDLGVEGRELGMLLLRLGRGRLGGR, encoded by the coding sequence ATGAGCGTCGAACAGACCCCACCCCAGGACGACGTCCCGGCCGAGGCCGAGATCCAGGAACTGCGCAAGGAGATCGACCACCTCGACGCCGAGATCCTGCGGATGGTGATGCGCCGCAGCGAGGTGTCGCAGCGGATCGGCCGCGCCCGGATGGCCGCGGGCGGCCCGCGCATCGTCTACAACCGCGAGATGGCCGTGCTCGCCCGCTTCCGCGACCTGGGTGTCGAGGGCCGCGAGCTGGGCATGCTGCTGCTGCGGCTCGGGCGCGGGCGGCTCGGCGGACGCTGA
- the pcrA gene encoding DNA helicase PcrA, translating into MSALFELPQTTVTTPRTKRGAALLEGLNPRQREAVVHAGSPLLIVAGAGSGKTRVLTHRIAWLLAERDVHPGEVMSITFTNKAAAEMKERVDALVGRRGNAMWVSTFHSMCVRILRREAQHLGVRSAFSVYDADDTRRLVGMVTRDLELDPKKYAPRAVGAQISNLKNELLSADDAAERATNEFERRVAEVYGVYQARLRTANAFDFDDLIMETVSLLERLPAVAEYYRRRFRHVLVDEYQDTNHAQYALVRALVAPAVEGAQPAELCVVGDSDQSIYAFRGANIRNIVEFEKDFPDARTILLEQNYRSTQTILTAANTVIARNPDRRDKRLWSEAGDGEKVVGYVADNEHDEAAFVAQEIDRLVDTGEYRNSDIAVFYRTNSQSRVFEGVFARVGMAYKIVGGVRFYERMEVRDALAYLRVLSNPDDTVSLRRILNVPKRGIGERAEEMVASYADRERISFATALRVAAEDPGRVPGLVTRSQRAIAGFVRILDELGELVERGEETAELLEAVYAKTGYTAELEASEDPQDGSRLDNLAELVTVAREFAGDAAVADAAVAPEFDPAGFDGGLPEPGVPDPGSLAAFLERVALVADADSIPDDDQGMVTLMTLHTAKGLEFPVVFLTGWEDGVFPHMRAMGDPAELAEERRLAYVGITRARQRLYLSRAMIRSAFGQPNANPASRFLAEVPDTLVDWRRSEPERSAPVGRFGFGRRSTATDRGSWNVPKASMAPTLSLDVGDRVNHDKYGLGTVTASDGTGARATVTIDFGSAGTVRLMLIGGVPLQKL; encoded by the coding sequence ATGAGCGCGCTGTTCGAACTGCCCCAGACCACCGTCACCACACCCCGCACGAAGCGGGGTGCGGCCCTGCTGGAGGGGCTCAACCCGCGCCAGCGCGAGGCCGTCGTGCACGCCGGGTCGCCGCTGCTGATCGTCGCCGGGGCGGGGTCGGGCAAGACGCGGGTCCTCACGCACCGCATCGCGTGGCTGCTCGCCGAGCGCGACGTGCACCCCGGCGAGGTCATGTCGATCACCTTCACCAACAAGGCGGCGGCCGAGATGAAGGAGCGGGTCGACGCGCTGGTCGGGCGCCGCGGCAACGCGATGTGGGTGTCCACGTTCCACTCGATGTGCGTGCGGATCCTGCGGCGCGAGGCCCAGCACCTGGGCGTGCGCAGCGCGTTCTCCGTCTACGACGCCGACGACACGCGCCGGCTCGTCGGGATGGTCACGCGCGACCTGGAGCTGGACCCGAAGAAGTACGCGCCCCGCGCGGTCGGGGCGCAGATCTCCAACCTCAAGAACGAGCTGCTCTCCGCCGACGACGCCGCCGAGCGGGCCACGAACGAGTTCGAGCGCAGGGTCGCCGAGGTCTACGGCGTCTACCAGGCGCGGCTGCGCACGGCCAACGCGTTCGACTTCGACGACCTGATCATGGAGACGGTCTCGCTGCTGGAGCGGCTGCCCGCCGTCGCGGAGTACTACCGGCGCCGGTTCCGGCACGTGCTCGTCGACGAGTACCAGGACACCAACCACGCGCAGTACGCGCTGGTCCGGGCGCTGGTGGCGCCGGCGGTCGAGGGTGCGCAGCCCGCCGAGCTGTGCGTGGTCGGCGACTCCGACCAGTCGATCTACGCCTTCCGCGGCGCCAACATCCGCAACATCGTGGAGTTCGAGAAGGACTTCCCCGACGCCCGCACGATCCTGCTGGAGCAGAACTACCGCTCCACGCAGACGATCCTCACCGCGGCCAACACCGTCATCGCCCGCAACCCCGACCGCCGCGACAAGCGCCTGTGGTCCGAGGCGGGCGACGGGGAGAAGGTCGTCGGCTACGTCGCCGACAACGAGCACGACGAGGCCGCGTTCGTCGCGCAGGAGATCGACCGGCTCGTCGACACCGGGGAGTACCGCAACTCCGACATCGCCGTCTTCTACCGCACCAACTCCCAGTCGCGGGTGTTCGAGGGCGTGTTCGCCCGGGTCGGGATGGCCTACAAGATCGTCGGCGGGGTGCGGTTCTACGAGCGGATGGAGGTGCGCGACGCGCTCGCGTACCTGCGGGTCCTGTCCAACCCCGACGACACGGTGAGCCTGCGGCGCATCCTCAACGTCCCGAAGCGGGGGATCGGCGAGCGGGCCGAGGAGATGGTCGCCTCCTACGCCGACCGCGAGCGGATCTCCTTCGCCACGGCCCTGCGCGTCGCCGCGGAGGACCCCGGCAGGGTGCCCGGCCTGGTCACGCGCTCGCAGCGGGCCATCGCCGGGTTCGTCCGGATCCTCGACGAGCTGGGCGAGCTGGTGGAGCGCGGCGAGGAGACCGCGGAGCTGCTGGAGGCCGTCTACGCGAAGACCGGCTACACCGCCGAGCTGGAGGCCAGCGAGGACCCGCAGGACGGCTCCCGGCTCGACAACCTCGCCGAGCTGGTCACGGTCGCGCGCGAGTTCGCCGGCGACGCCGCGGTGGCCGACGCCGCGGTCGCGCCCGAGTTCGACCCAGCTGGTTTCGACGGGGGCCTGCCGGAGCCCGGCGTCCCGGACCCGGGGTCGCTCGCCGCGTTCCTGGAGCGGGTGGCGCTCGTCGCCGACGCCGACTCCATCCCCGACGACGACCAGGGCATGGTCACCCTGATGACGCTGCACACGGCGAAGGGGCTGGAGTTCCCCGTCGTGTTCCTCACCGGCTGGGAGGACGGCGTGTTCCCGCACATGCGGGCCATGGGCGACCCGGCGGAGTTGGCGGAGGAGCGGCGGCTGGCCTACGTCGGCATCACGCGGGCGCGGCAGCGGCTCTACCTGTCCCGGGCCATGATCCGCTCGGCGTTCGGCCAGCCCAACGCCAACCCGGCGTCGCGGTTCCTCGCCGAGGTGCCCGACACGCTGGTCGACTGGCGCCGCTCGGAGCCGGAGCGGTCGGCGCCGGTGGGCCGGTTCGGCTTCGGGCGCCGCAGCACGGCCACCGACCGGGGCAGCTGGAACGTCCCGAAGGCGTCGATGGCGCCCACCCTGAGCCTCGACGTCGGCGACCGCGTCAACCACGACAAGTACGGCCTCGGCACCGTCACGGCGTCCGACGGCACGGGGGCGCGGGCCACCGTCACCATCGACTTCGGCAGCGCCGGAACGGTCCGGCTCATGCTCATCGGCGGCGTGCCGCTGCAGAAGCTGTAG
- a CDS encoding M23 family metallopeptidase yields MARHRSPSGAPDHLSDATTPLRVVAVPGVHRLPAPPTASLRGRVTVAAVATGAVVAAGQTAVEPLLEATEAPPVALSALVPVAEVSTASFAVDAIGGDQLLPESLSVAGLDAESAVDVENLTKAVEIGQELARRDAILTSALSFGAPLAHVVGDRAFVQPALGRFTSGFGGRWGTSHNGIDIANAIGTPIYAVTDGVVEKSGPASGFGLWVVLRHPDGSKSVYGHINRSLVQVGQEVSAGQQIAELGNRGFSTGPHLHFEIHDANDNPMNPRPWLDQHGIDGY; encoded by the coding sequence GTGGCGCGCCATCGCTCCCCCAGCGGCGCACCGGACCACCTCAGCGACGCGACCACGCCGCTGCGCGTCGTCGCCGTCCCCGGGGTGCACCGGTTGCCCGCGCCACCCACCGCGTCCCTCCGCGGCCGCGTGACGGTCGCCGCCGTGGCCACCGGAGCCGTCGTCGCGGCGGGCCAGACCGCCGTCGAGCCCCTGCTCGAGGCCACCGAGGCCCCGCCCGTCGCGCTGAGCGCGCTGGTGCCCGTCGCCGAGGTGAGCACCGCCTCCTTCGCGGTCGACGCCATCGGCGGTGACCAGCTGCTCCCCGAGTCGCTGTCGGTCGCCGGGCTCGACGCCGAGTCCGCCGTCGACGTCGAGAACCTCACGAAGGCCGTGGAGATCGGTCAGGAGCTGGCCCGCCGCGACGCGATCCTGACCTCCGCGCTGTCCTTCGGCGCCCCGCTCGCCCACGTCGTCGGCGACCGGGCGTTCGTGCAGCCCGCGCTGGGCCGCTTCACCTCGGGCTTCGGCGGCCGCTGGGGCACCTCGCACAACGGCATCGACATCGCCAACGCCATCGGCACCCCGATCTACGCGGTCACCGACGGCGTCGTCGAGAAGTCCGGGCCGGCGTCGGGCTTCGGGCTGTGGGTGGTGCTGCGGCACCCCGACGGCAGCAAGTCGGTCTACGGCCACATCAACCGCTCGCTCGTGCAGGTGGGCCAGGAGGTCTCGGCCGGCCAGCAGATCGCCGAGCTCGGCAACCGCGGCTTCTCCACCGGGCCGCACCTGCACTTCGAGATCCACGACGCGAACGACAACCCGATGAACCCGCGTCCCTGGCTCGACCAGCACGGCATCGACGGCTACTGA
- a CDS encoding alpha/beta fold hydrolase: MALFREGLDRLASAAGTVGRAAAEVGRAGAYTARTFGSPAGLRGLAVEWAWLAAHMAVYPAGLVHETFVAAGDGYRTDTLPPERRGRLVEDVEGAGYPVLLVHGIMDNRSVFTVFRRALRRRGFGTVHAVNYSLFTGDVRTAAHELRGHVERLRELTGAEHVHIVGHSLGGMIARYYVQRLGGSDVVDTLVTLGSPHTGTLSAYLMPTPLAAQLRPGSELLTELAEPAPGCPTRFLVVWSRMDQMIVPQRNARLAHDDLHVEHLELRDVGHLSLPIDPRSVHWVVSALARSDHRRHPFRRGQGLDRRRTTTYGERSSPAS; encoded by the coding sequence ATGGCGCTGTTCCGCGAGGGACTCGACCGCCTGGCGTCGGCCGCCGGGACGGTCGGCCGGGCCGCGGCCGAGGTCGGCCGGGCGGGCGCCTACACCGCACGCACCTTCGGCAGCCCCGCCGGCCTGCGCGGCCTGGCCGTCGAGTGGGCCTGGCTCGCCGCGCACATGGCGGTGTACCCGGCCGGGCTCGTCCACGAGACGTTCGTGGCCGCGGGCGACGGCTACCGCACCGACACCCTGCCCCCCGAGCGGCGCGGCCGGCTCGTCGAGGACGTCGAGGGCGCGGGCTACCCGGTCCTGCTGGTGCACGGGATCATGGACAACCGCTCGGTGTTCACGGTGTTCCGCCGCGCGCTGCGGCGCCGCGGCTTCGGCACGGTGCACGCGGTGAACTACAGCCTGTTCACCGGCGACGTGCGCACCGCGGCCCACGAGCTGCGCGGGCACGTCGAGCGGCTGCGCGAGCTCACCGGCGCCGAGCACGTGCACATCGTGGGGCACTCGCTCGGCGGCATGATCGCCCGCTACTACGTGCAGCGGCTCGGCGGCTCCGACGTCGTCGACACCCTGGTCACCCTGGGCAGCCCGCACACCGGCACGCTCAGCGCCTACCTGATGCCCACGCCGCTGGCGGCGCAGCTGCGGCCGGGATCGGAGCTGCTGACGGAGCTCGCGGAGCCCGCACCCGGCTGCCCCACCCGGTTCCTGGTGGTGTGGAGCCGGATGGACCAGATGATCGTCCCGCAGCGCAACGCGCGCCTCGCGCACGACGACCTGCACGTCGAACACCTGGAGTTGCGTGACGTCGGTCACCTTTCGCTCCCGATCGACCCACGATCGGTGCACTGGGTGGTCAGCGCACTCGCCCGATCGGACCATCGCCGTCACCCGTTCCGTCGAGGTCAGGGCCTCGATCGGCGCCGGACGACCACGTACGGCGAGCGCTCGTCTCCCGCGTCCTGA
- the sucC gene encoding ADP-forming succinate--CoA ligase subunit beta, translating into MDLYEYQAKDLFAAHGVPVLPGKTVENVEDAKAAAAELGTAVVVKAQVKTGGRGKAGGVKLAKTPDEAAEKATDILGLDIKGHTVHRVLVTTASDIAEEYYFSFLLDRSNRTFLAMASAEGGMEIEQLAVERPDALARIPIDAIAGVDRAKAAEIVAAAKYPAVVADEAADVIVKLWETFVSEDATLVEVNPLVRDPQDRVIALDGKVTLDENAGFRHPEHAALVDERTENPLEAKAKAKGLNYVKLEDGQVGIIGNGAGLVMSTLDVVAYAGEKHGGVKPANFLDIGGGASAQVMADGLDVILGDPDVKSVFVNVFGGITACDAVANGIVEALKILGDGATKPLVVRLDGNNVVEGRRILDDANHPLVTQVDTMDNAADKAAELAAAGA; encoded by the coding sequence ATGGATCTCTACGAGTACCAGGCGAAGGACCTCTTCGCCGCGCACGGTGTCCCGGTGCTTCCGGGGAAGACCGTCGAGAACGTCGAGGACGCCAAGGCCGCCGCGGCCGAGCTGGGTACCGCGGTCGTCGTCAAGGCGCAGGTCAAGACGGGTGGCCGCGGCAAGGCCGGTGGCGTCAAGCTCGCGAAGACCCCGGACGAGGCGGCCGAGAAGGCCACCGACATCCTCGGCCTCGACATCAAGGGCCACACGGTGCACCGCGTGCTCGTGACCACGGCCAGCGACATCGCGGAGGAGTACTACTTCTCCTTCCTGCTCGACCGCTCCAACCGCACCTTCCTCGCGATGGCGAGTGCCGAGGGCGGCATGGAGATCGAGCAGCTCGCCGTGGAGCGCCCCGACGCGCTCGCGCGCATCCCGATCGACGCGATCGCGGGCGTCGACCGCGCGAAGGCCGCCGAGATCGTCGCCGCCGCCAAGTACCCGGCCGTCGTGGCCGACGAGGCCGCCGACGTGATCGTGAAGCTGTGGGAGACCTTCGTCTCCGAGGACGCCACGCTCGTCGAGGTCAACCCGCTGGTGCGCGACCCGCAGGACAGGGTCATCGCGCTCGACGGCAAGGTCACCCTCGACGAGAACGCCGGCTTCCGGCACCCCGAGCACGCGGCGCTGGTCGACGAGCGCACCGAGAACCCGCTCGAGGCCAAGGCGAAGGCCAAGGGCCTCAACTACGTCAAGCTCGAGGACGGCCAGGTCGGGATCATCGGCAACGGCGCGGGCCTCGTCATGAGCACCCTCGACGTCGTCGCGTACGCGGGCGAGAAGCACGGCGGCGTCAAGCCCGCCAACTTCCTCGACATCGGCGGCGGCGCCTCGGCGCAGGTCATGGCCGACGGCCTGGACGTCATCCTGGGCGACCCCGACGTCAAGTCGGTCTTCGTCAACGTCTTCGGCGGCATCACCGCGTGCGACGCGGTGGCCAACGGCATCGTCGAGGCGCTGAAGATCCTGGGCGACGGCGCGACCAAGCCGCTGGTCGTCCGGCTGGACGGCAACAACGTCGTCGAGGGGCGCAGGATCCTCGACGACGCCAACCACCCGCTGGTCACGCAGGTGGACACGATGGACAACGCGGCCGACAAGGCCGCCGAGCTCGCAGCGGCGGGGGCCTGA
- the sucD gene encoding succinate--CoA ligase subunit alpha, with protein MSIFLNENSKVIVQGITGGEGTKHSTKMLAAGTNIVGGVNARKAGTTVEIGGKTLPVFGTVEEAMKETGADVSVAFVPPKFTKDAVIEAIDAEIPLLVIITEGVPVHDSAYFWAHAVAKGNKTRIIGPNCPGIISPGKSNAGIIPADIAGPGKIGLVSKSGTLTYQMMYELREIGFSTAIGIGGDPVIGTTHIDALEAFEADPETAAIVMIGEIGGDAEERAAAYIKANVTKPVVGYVAGFTAPEGKTMGHAGAIVSGSAGTAQAKKEALEAAGVKVGKTPSETADLMREIVAGL; from the coding sequence ATGTCGATCTTCCTCAACGAGAACAGCAAGGTCATCGTCCAGGGCATCACCGGTGGTGAGGGCACCAAGCACTCCACCAAGATGCTCGCGGCGGGCACGAACATCGTCGGCGGCGTGAACGCGCGCAAGGCGGGCACCACCGTCGAGATCGGCGGGAAGACGCTGCCGGTGTTCGGCACCGTCGAGGAGGCGATGAAGGAGACCGGCGCCGACGTCAGCGTCGCCTTCGTGCCGCCGAAGTTCACCAAGGACGCCGTCATCGAGGCGATCGACGCCGAGATCCCGCTGCTGGTGATCATCACCGAGGGCGTGCCGGTGCACGACTCCGCCTACTTCTGGGCGCACGCGGTGGCCAAGGGCAACAAGACGCGCATCATCGGCCCGAACTGCCCCGGGATCATCTCCCCCGGGAAGTCCAACGCCGGCATCATCCCGGCCGACATCGCGGGCCCCGGCAAGATCGGGCTGGTGTCGAAGTCGGGCACGCTGACCTACCAGATGATGTACGAGCTGCGCGAGATCGGCTTCTCCACCGCCATCGGCATCGGCGGCGACCCGGTCATCGGCACCACGCACATCGACGCGCTCGAGGCCTTCGAGGCCGACCCCGAGACCGCCGCGATCGTCATGATCGGCGAGATCGGCGGCGACGCGGAGGAGCGCGCGGCGGCCTACATCAAGGCCAACGTGACGAAGCCGGTCGTCGGCTACGTCGCGGGCTTCACCGCCCCCGAGGGCAAGACGATGGGCCACGCCGGCGCCATCGTCTCCGGCTCGGCGGGCACCGCGCAGGCGAAGAAGGAGGCCCTCGAGGCCGCCGGGGTCAAGGTCGGCAAGACGCCGAGCGAGACCGCCGACCTGATGCGGGAGATCGTCGCGGGCCTGTAG
- a CDS encoding DUF5336 domain-containing protein: MTQQPESTTTAAPKTHQLAPGPARLLALGAAALVVVIYILGFFDEFTFTGSLAGALVIGGGLLAGAAVLPKVGRVLVPAVVLLATGTLQLLQAVTGTAGQEFGDGPGAVLIVGLVLSFVALALAAGAMLMDAGIIKAPAPRPATPPGYGQYGGYGQQPGYGGQYGGYGQQPPAYGQQSGYGGQYGGQPGYGQQPGGQPSGAQSTGQPGYAPGYAQAAGYGGPGYPTGYGAPGQQPADPGQGSEATTSMATPGSAAPEAGQGWYSGSGSAAPSSAPAPDVSSSASTPASGSPVTPAEGAHAAGEQPAEPGQDRVEETRFITPGEQSKPG; the protein is encoded by the coding sequence ATGACGCAGCAGCCCGAGTCGACCACGACGGCCGCACCGAAGACCCACCAGCTCGCGCCCGGACCGGCGCGCCTGCTCGCGCTCGGCGCCGCCGCGCTCGTGGTGGTGATCTACATCCTCGGCTTCTTCGACGAGTTCACGTTCACCGGCAGCCTGGCCGGCGCGCTCGTGATCGGCGGCGGCCTGCTGGCCGGCGCCGCGGTGCTGCCGAAGGTCGGGCGCGTGCTGGTCCCCGCCGTGGTGCTGCTCGCGACCGGCACGCTGCAGCTGCTGCAGGCCGTCACGGGCACGGCGGGCCAGGAGTTCGGCGACGGCCCCGGCGCGGTCCTCATCGTCGGCCTCGTCCTGTCCTTCGTCGCGCTCGCGCTGGCCGCGGGCGCGATGCTGATGGACGCCGGCATCATCAAGGCGCCCGCGCCCCGCCCGGCCACGCCGCCCGGCTACGGCCAGTACGGCGGCTACGGCCAGCAGCCCGGATACGGCGGCCAGTACGGCGGGTACGGGCAGCAGCCGCCCGCGTACGGCCAGCAGTCCGGCTACGGCGGGCAGTACGGCGGCCAGCCCGGCTACGGCCAGCAGCCCGGCGGGCAGCCGTCGGGGGCCCAGTCGACCGGGCAGCCCGGCTACGCGCCGGGCTACGCCCAGGCCGCGGGCTACGGCGGCCCCGGCTACCCGACCGGCTACGGCGCGCCCGGACAGCAGCCCGCCGACCCGGGCCAGGGCTCGGAGGCCACGACGTCGATGGCCACGCCGGGCTCGGCCGCCCCCGAGGCCGGTCAGGGCTGGTACAGCGGGTCCGGTTCGGCGGCGCCGTCGTCGGCCCCCGCGCCCGACGTGTCGTCGTCGGCCAGCACCCCGGCGTCCGGATCGCCGGTCACGCCGGCGGAGGGCGCCCACGCCGCCGGTGAGCAGCCGGCCGAGCCCGGCCAGGACCGCGTCGAGGAGACGCGCTTCATCACGCCGGGCGAGCAGTCCAAGCCCGGCTGA
- a CDS encoding cell division protein PerM — MTRTLDAPDHEPGEVVARPDADGFDRLRVLMAGAMGTVIVSYALLVPAAAAVVLTAGAGISLDGAFAAAIPLWLAAHLIPLVLGGQPLSVLPLLSTAVVVGVVAAGAGWAVRRLGGRWRTDAGAVLATFAGAHSAVAVLGSALLPRAAEVAAAPWAALVSSGLVAGGAATIGVGRVCGRPGDHRIPAWAADAVRTGAVALTGLLALGALALFAGLLLGAPDVGEAYADLAPDLGAGVGVTLLALAYLPNAVVGGLSWVAGPGFTVGTAAVSPFGVTAGEPSVFPLLAALPAGSPPAWAALVLAGPVAVGVLTGTVARRSGDDALPVAGVGVAGAAAVVGLLGALAGGRLAAGPYDPVRIPVELLVPSVLLLVGVPALLVVFLGKGRAPGEDPYEYEDDYVDEAAEPVAAAPVAASPDAAHPDAAHPDDAHPDDAHPDDAHPDDAAQDDGAEAAEPDEDVAVTVGESGPAAEPAPDPDRVADPDPDPVSDTARASDTGTAAPADAVDVDEPDVTEPDAAAAPAAAPAAAPAAAPADRAPADRAPAAPDPAPRELPDAAPDAVGDGTPAAAAPAGSGAPARPRAVDRITRQRPPVRDRRGIRERSRAARTDEGAVEPERAGRAPAPDRPAVTPPGGPDATPAPRTVGELVALRAREAAERAAREQADEGPSD; from the coding sequence GTGACTCGCACCCTCGACGCCCCCGATCACGAGCCGGGTGAGGTCGTCGCGCGGCCCGACGCCGACGGGTTCGACCGGCTCCGCGTCCTGATGGCGGGCGCGATGGGCACGGTCATCGTCAGCTACGCGCTGCTGGTGCCGGCCGCGGCGGCGGTGGTGCTCACCGCCGGGGCCGGCATCTCGCTCGACGGCGCGTTCGCCGCGGCGATCCCGCTGTGGCTCGCGGCCCACCTGATCCCCCTCGTGCTCGGCGGCCAGCCGCTCAGCGTGCTGCCGCTGCTGTCGACGGCGGTCGTGGTCGGGGTGGTCGCCGCCGGTGCGGGATGGGCCGTGCGCCGGCTCGGCGGGCGGTGGCGGACCGACGCGGGCGCGGTGCTCGCGACGTTCGCCGGCGCCCACTCCGCCGTCGCCGTGCTGGGCAGCGCGCTGCTGCCCCGGGCCGCGGAGGTGGCGGCGGCGCCGTGGGCGGCGCTCGTCTCGTCCGGGCTGGTCGCGGGAGGGGCCGCGACGATCGGGGTCGGGCGGGTGTGCGGCCGCCCCGGCGACCACCGGATCCCGGCCTGGGCCGCCGACGCCGTGCGGACCGGGGCCGTCGCGCTCACCGGCCTCCTCGCGCTCGGCGCGCTCGCGCTGTTCGCCGGCCTGCTGCTCGGGGCCCCCGACGTCGGCGAGGCCTACGCCGACCTGGCCCCGGACCTCGGCGCCGGGGTCGGCGTCACGCTGCTCGCGCTGGCCTACCTGCCGAACGCGGTGGTCGGCGGGCTGTCCTGGGTCGCGGGACCCGGGTTCACCGTCGGGACCGCCGCGGTGTCGCCGTTCGGCGTGACCGCGGGGGAGCCGTCGGTGTTCCCGCTGCTCGCCGCGCTGCCCGCCGGATCGCCCCCGGCGTGGGCCGCGCTCGTGCTCGCCGGGCCCGTCGCCGTCGGCGTGCTGACCGGGACGGTGGCCCGCCGCTCCGGCGACGACGCGCTGCCGGTCGCCGGGGTGGGGGTCGCCGGGGCCGCCGCGGTCGTCGGGCTGCTCGGGGCGCTCGCCGGTGGCCGGCTCGCGGCGGGCCCGTACGACCCGGTCCGGATCCCGGTGGAGCTGCTGGTGCCGTCGGTGCTGCTGCTGGTCGGCGTGCCCGCCCTGCTCGTGGTGTTCCTGGGGAAGGGCCGGGCGCCGGGGGAGGACCCGTACGAGTACGAGGACGACTACGTCGACGAGGCGGCGGAGCCCGTCGCCGCGGCGCCGGTCGCCGCCTCCCCGGACGCGGCCCACCCGGACGCGGCCCACCCGGACGACGCCCACCCGGACGACGCCCACCCGGACGACGCCCACCCGGACGACGCTGCGCAGGACGACGGTGCGGAGGCGGCGGAGCCGGACGAGGACGTCGCGGTGACGGTCGGCGAGTCGGGTCCCGCCGCCGAGCCCGCCCCCGACCCCGATCGCGTTGCCGACCCCGACCCCGATCCCGTTTCCGACACCGCCCGCGCTTCCGACACCGGTACGGCTGCGCCCGCCGACGCCGTGGACGTCGACGAGCCGGACGTGACCGAGCCGGACGCCGCCGCCGCACCCGCCGCCGCACCCGCCGCCGCACCCGCTGCCGCGCCTGCCGACCGGGCGCCCGCCGATCGGGCGCCCGCCGCCCCGGACCCCGCCCCGCGGGAGCTCCCCGACGCCGCTCCCGACGCGGTCGGCGACGGAACCCCCGCGGCCGCGGCACCCGCCGGGTCCGGAGCGCCCGCCCGGCCCCGGGCCGTCGACCGGATCACCCGCCAGCGACCCCCCGTCCGCGACCGCCGGGGCATCCGCGAGCGCTCCCGCGCCGCCCGGACGGACGAGGGTGCGGTCGAGCCGGAGCGGGCCGGCCGCGCCCCGGCTCCCGACCGCCCCGCGGTCACGCCACCCGGAGGGCCCGACGCGACCCCGGCCCCGCGCACGGTCGGCGAGCTGGTGGCGCTGCGGGCGCGGGAGGCCGCCGAGCGGGCGGCCCGCGAGCAGGCGGACGAGGGGCCGTCGGACTGA